Genomic window (Polaromonas sp. JS666):
TGGATGTGCAGGTGCTGCGCAAGACGCGCAACCTCGCCCTGCCCGAGCTGCGCGCCCATGAGGATCTGCAGGGCCTGGTGGTACTGCGCAAGGGCAACCGCTTGTCGATCACGCCGGTTGAGCCGAAGCACTGGCGGGTCATCTGTAAACTGCTGGGCATCCCGTAGCGCTAAGACCAAGCTGCGGATGACCTTTGCTTCGGTGGGCGCGAGGAGGCGGATGATGCGTGCATTCCTGGCCAGCCCCTATCAACACGTCAAAGACAACACGTCAAAGACGATACAACTTTAAGGAACATGAATCATGGGTGCACAGTGGAAAGCAAAAGGCAAGGCGCAGGCCGCCGATGCCCGGGGCAAGCTGTTCGGAAGACTGGCCAAGGACATCATGGTCGCCGCGCGCGGCGGGGCCGACCCGGCGTCCAATTCGCGCCTGCGGCTGGTCGTGGAGCAGGCGCGCAAGGTGTCCATGCCCAAGGACACGCTGGAGCGGGCCATCAAGAAGGGTGCGGGGCTCACGGGCGAGGCGGTGCATTTCGAGCACGTGATGTACGAAGGCTTTGCGCCGCACCAGGTGCCCGTGATGGTTGAATGCCTGACCGACAACGTCAAGCGCACCGCGCCTGAAATGCGGGTGCTGTTTCGCAAGGGTCACCTGGGCGCTTCCGGCTCGGTAGCGTGGGATTTTGACCACGTGGGCATGATCGAAGCCGAGCCCGTGGTTGCGGGCAGCGACCCCGAAGTGGCCGCCATTGAAGCGGGCGCCGAAGACTTTGAGCCGGGCCACGAAGAGGGCACCACGCTGTTCCTGACCGCCCCCACCGACCTTGACCTGGTGAGCCGCGCCCTGCCTGCCCAGGGCTTCACGGTCATTTCTGCCAAGCTGGGGTACAAACCCAAGAACCCGATTGACCCGGCGAGCCTGGACCCCGCACACCTGGAAGAAGTCGAAGCCTTCCTGGCCGCCATCGACGCAAACGACGATGTGCAGAACGTGTTTGTGGGCCTGGCTGGCTAAGCTCAATACGGTTC
Coding sequences:
- a CDS encoding YebC/PmpR family DNA-binding transcriptional regulator, with the translated sequence MGAQWKAKGKAQAADARGKLFGRLAKDIMVAARGGADPASNSRLRLVVEQARKVSMPKDTLERAIKKGAGLTGEAVHFEHVMYEGFAPHQVPVMVECLTDNVKRTAPEMRVLFRKGHLGASGSVAWDFDHVGMIEAEPVVAGSDPEVAAIEAGAEDFEPGHEEGTTLFLTAPTDLDLVSRALPAQGFTVISAKLGYKPKNPIDPASLDPAHLEEVEAFLAAIDANDDVQNVFVGLAG